In Oryzias melastigma strain HK-1 linkage group LG16, ASM292280v2, whole genome shotgun sequence, a single genomic region encodes these proteins:
- the glrx3 gene encoding glutaredoxin 3 — MANVLEATNRQQFEDFLAKAGKNLAVVHFQAAWAPQCGQMNEVMAELAKEHAHATFVKLEAEAVPEVSEKYDISSVPTFILFKGGEKVDRLDGAHAAELTKKVQGLAGSRSPQGAADGGAGDLNQRLKKLINAAPCMLFMKGSTQEPRCGFSRQMVALLKEHSVQFSTFDILSDEEVRQGLKAYSNWPTYPQLYVNGELVGGLDIVKELAESGELENTCPKAVTLEHRLKTIINQSPVMLFMKGNKEAARCGFSRQILEVLNTAGVDFDTFDILQDEEVRQGLKTYSNWPTYPQLYVKGELIGGLDIVKELKESGELESVLRGES; from the coding sequence ATGGCGAATGTGCTAGAAGCGACGAACCGACAACAGTTCGAAGATTTCCTCGCGAAAGCTGGAAAAAACCTCGCGGTTGTGCATTTCCAGGCGGCATGGGCTCCTCAGTGCGGCCAGATGAACGAAGTGATGGCCGAGCTGGCCAAGGAACACGCGCACGCGACGTTCGTCAAGCTGGAGGCGGAGGCTGTTCCCGAGGTGTCTGAAAAGTATGACATATCCTCCGTCCCCACGTTTATCCTCTTCAAGGGGGGAGAGAAGGTGGATCGGTTGGACGGGGCGCACGCTGCGGAGCTCACCAAAAAGGTTCAGGGCCTGGCAGGCAGCAGATCCCCCCAAGGAGCCGCGGACGGCGGCGCTGGGGACTTAAACCAGCGGCTGAAGAAGCTGATCAACGCGGCGCCCTGCATGCTCTTCATGAAGGGCTCCACGCAAGAGCCCCGCTGCGGCTTCAGCCGGCAGATGGTGGCGCTGCTGAAGGAGCACAGCGTCCAGTTCAGCACTTTCGACATCCTGTCAGACGAGGAGGTGCGCCAGGGCCTGAAGGCGTACTCCAACTGGCCCACCTACCCTCAGCTGTACGTCAATGGAGAGCTGGTGGGGGGGCTGGACATCGTGAAGGAGCTGGCCGAGTCTGGGGAGCTGGAGAACACCTGCCCGAAGGCCGTGACCCTGGAGCACCGCCTGAAGACCATCATCAACCAGAGCCCGGTCATGCTGTTCATGAAGGGTAACAAGGAGGCGGCGCGCTGTGGCTTCAGTAGGCAGATCCTGGAGGTCCTGAACACCGCCGGGGTGGATTTTGACACCTTTGACATCCTGCAGGATGAAGAAGTCCGCCAGGGCCTCAAGACGTACTCTAACTGGCCAACGTATCCACAGCTCTACGTGAAAGGGGAGCTGATCGGAGGCCTGGACATAGTCAAGGAGCTGAAGGAGAGCGGGGAGCTGGAGTCGGTGCTGAGGGGAGAGTCGTAG